The following are from one region of the Trichoderma breve strain T069 chromosome 5, whole genome shotgun sequence genome:
- a CDS encoding short chain dehydrogenase domain-containing protein, with the protein MADLPPDYFVSSLQYTKKTFQDVYPPIDPTNPANSLAGRIVIITGASRGIGARGIVPSFAKAGVHGLVLVARDEAKLKEVEREVLAINPKIETLLVALDITNEIAVGQLFDNIQTRFGRYADTLVHNAAVNAAGNGGGPILHEAEVDEWWKNFEINVKGFFVFSKYFISALPSPTTPAMIINISSSAAWLVYPVSDAYSVSKLASQQWCTMLNAAYGGTLTVVSIHPGLVATDMMQPFFEKFNMDSPLLAGGLCTWVAADAERSAFLSGRVISSNWDVEELVARKADIVAKNELTVDLVGTFGKEHFKSA; encoded by the exons ATGGCCGACTTACCCCCGGATTATTTTGTCTCCTCCCTGCAGTACACCAAGAAGACCTTCCAGGATGTCTATCCCCCCATCGATCCAACCAATCCGGCCAACTCACTTGCGGGGAGAATTGTCATTATTACTGGCGCAAGCCGAGGTATTGGAGCTAGG GGTATCGTGCCATCTTTTGCTAAAGCTGGGGTCCACGGCCTAGTTCTCGTTGCCCGAGATGAGGCTAAGCTGAAGGAAGTAGAGCGCGAGGTTCTCGCTATCAACCCCAAGATCGAAACTTTGCTTGTTGCGTTGGATATCACGAATGAGATCGCAGTGGGGCAGCTCTTCGACAACATCCAGACACGATTCGGCCGCTACGCAGATACACTGGTTCATAACGCAGCGGTCAATGCGGCCGGAAATGGAGGAGGCCCGATACTGCATGAAGCCGAGGTTGACGAATGGTGGAAGAACTTT GAAATCAATGTAAAGGggttcttcgtcttctcgaAATATTTTATCTCTGCCCTTCCATCTCCGACTACACCTGCTATGATTATCAACATCTCATCTTCCGCAGCGTGGCTTGTGTATCCCGTGTCCGACGCTTACAGCGTCAGTAAACTCGCCAGCCAACAGTGGTGTACCATGCTCAATGCTGCATATGGGGGTACGCTCACTGTTGTAAGCATCCATCCTGGTCTTGTAGCTACGGACATGATGCAACCCTTTTTCGAGAAGTTTAATATGGATTCACCACTGTTGGCTGGGGGGCTTTGTACTTGGGTTGCAGCCGATGCAGAACGCTCGGCGTTCCTAAGCGGGAGGGTAATTTCATCCAACTGGGATGTTGAAGAATTGGTGGCTCGTAAAGCCGATATCGTAGCTAAGAACGAGTTGACAGTGGACTTGGTGGGCACCTTTGGCAAGGAGCACTTTAAGAGTGCTTGA
- a CDS encoding glutamine synthetase, catalytic domain-containing protein, which produces MDPNETKPKLNGLSNGAPNTKIAATVTNFFSAHPNIRFVRFQWQDLSGLLRGRIIPLEHALAIAAGERTLRVGPVAFMGVVDNSFLPSTDFKGNDVLVTDWTSLRTRQRLDPLYASVMCKVVQHLPYLTQPNWNLCPRRALETVVEKGKQTLHVDFLVGLEVEFEIMKATDEGGYVPYAKSLEEAVVALMDAGVKIDAFQSEGNRGQYEIALGPLPPVQAVDQLLLVHDTLKHIFARHGLVATMSPRPLPSRRQSSGQHAHISINPPQDEESFLAGMLQRLPQLCAFGLPYEISYERVKPVFAGNMVSWGTEDRTVPIRKVKAGHWEFRSLDATANMYLALAAILSAGILGCVTKEPLVLKDCGIELHSDNKYGETLPQSLDEALNRLETTFEELENVMESRIIRHYLQMKKYEASLVRNMGTQAARDLLIELF; this is translated from the exons ATGGATCCCAACGAGACCAAACCAAAATTGAACGGCTTATCCAATGGCGCACCAAACACGAAGATCGCAGCAACTGTTACCAACTTCTTCAGTGCCCACCCCAATATCCGCTTTGTTCGTTTCCAGTGGCAAGATCTTTCTGGTCTCTTACGAGGCCGCATTATTCCTCTCGAGCATGCACTTGCGATAGCAGCAGGAGAGCGGACGTTACGCGTGGGGCCAGTGGCATTTATGGGTGTTGTAGACAACAGTTTTCTGCCAAGCACAGACTTCAAGGGCAACGATGTGCTTGTGACTGACTGGACATCGTTACGGACACGACAACGACTGGATCCCTTGTATGCCAGCGTCATGTGTAAGGTTGTCCAGCACCTCCCCTACCTGACTCAGCCAAATTGGAATCTCTGTCCACGGCGGGCTTTGGAGACGGTGGTGGAAAAGGGAAAGCAGACGCTCCATGTCGACTTCCTTGTCGGACTTGAAGTCGAGTTCGAAATCATGAAGGCCACAGACGAAGGAGGGTATGTTCCATACGCCAAAAGCCTGG AGGAGGCTGTTGTGGCATTGATGGATGCTGGAGTCAAAATCGACGCATTCCAGAGCGAGGGCAATCGGGGACAGTACGAAATCGCTCTAGGGCCGCTGCCTCCTGTGCAAGCTGTTGATCAGTTACTCCTAGTCCATGATACCCTCAAACACATATTTGCCCGCCACGGACTGGTAGCCACCATGTCACCACGCCCATTGCCATCACGACGGCAATCATCGGGACAACATGCCCATATCAGCATCAATCCGCCACAAGATGAGGAATCTTTCTTGGCTGGTATGCTGCAGAGGCTTCCTCAGCTCTGTGCCTTCGGCCTTCCTTACGAAATATCGTATGAGCGCGTGAAGCCCGTATTTGCTGGCAACATGGTGTCATGGGGCACTGAAGACCGCACGGTGCCCATCCGGAAGGTCAAGGCCGGCCATTGGGAATTTCGTTCCCTTGATGCCACGGCCAATATGTATCTTGCTTTGGCAGCAATACTGAGCGCCGGTATTCTTGGATGCGTTACTAAGGAGCCTCTGGTCCTAAAAGACTGCGGTATTGAACTTCACTCAGATAATAAATACGGTGAAACGTTGCCTCAAAGCCTTGACGAAGCACTTAACCGGCTAGAAACGAcgtttgaagagcttgaaaaCGTGATGGAAAGCAGAATCATCCGACACTATctccagatgaagaaataTGAGGCATCATTGGTTCGGAACATGGGGACacaagcagctcgagatcTTCTGATTGAGCTTTTCTAG
- a CDS encoding aldo/keto reductase family domain-containing protein encodes MAYSGPRLVFGTANFDKGNAFPTAEQAAEVLNAVEKVGIKQLDTAQLYGISEEILGKLKAPSRFTIDTKHIGGWVSGQSTRERVVERGLESLQKLGVDKVHIFYLHAPDPEESLEGTLAGINDLYLQGKFEKFGLSNYNVDELKAVLKIVKEKGYVAPTVYQGNYNPVARRSETELFPIFRENGIAFYAYSAIAGGFLTKSSEQLRQGSGGEGRWSKETAIGQMYHTLYNRPKFLEALDIWNEASNVSGIPKAELAYRWVAYHSVLKEHLGDGIVLGASRIPQLEQTVAGLNNGPLPESVVKTIEEVWELVKDESPMDNYDTRRN; translated from the exons ATGGCGTATTCCGGACCACGACTTGTTTTTGGCACAGCCAACTTCGACAAAGGCAACGCATTCCCCACCGCTGAACAGGCTGCCGAGGTGCTCAATGCTGTTGAAAAAGTAGGAATCAAGCAGCTTGACACGGCACAACTCTACGGCATCAGCGAAGAAATCTTGGGAAAACTCAAGGCACCATCAAGATTCACCATTGACACGAAGCACATTGGAGGATGGGTTTCTGGTCAATCAACGCGAGAAAGAGTTGTCGAAAGAGGCCTGGAGAGCTTGCAAAAACTGGGCGTTGACAAG GTACACATTTTTTATCTCCATGCACCCGATCCAGAAGAGTCTCTTGAAGGAACTCTGGCTGGCATCAACGACTTGTATCTCCAGGGAAAATTCGAAAAGTTTGGACTGTCCAACTATAATGTAGACGAATTAAAGGCCGTTCTCAAGATTGTAAAGGAGAAAGGCTACGTCGCTCCTACTGTCTATCAAGGAAACTACAATCCGGTCGCCCGCAGGTCCGAAACGGAACTATTCCCTATTTTCCGAGAAAACGGCATTGCATTCTACGCTTACAGCGCAATTGCTGGAGGATTCCTTACAAAGTCATCTGAGCAGCTGCGGCAGGGATCCGGTGGTgagggaagatggagcaAAGAAACGGCCATTGGACAGATGTACCACACCCTGTACAACAGACCAAAGTTTCTGGAGGCACTGGATATCTGGAACGAAGCGTCTAATGTGTCAGGCATTCCAAAGGCTGAGCTGGCGTACCGATGGGTTGCCTATCACTCGGTACTTAAGGAGCATCTGGGCGATGGAATTGTTCTCGGTGCGAGCAGGATCCCGCAGCTGGAGCAAACTGTTGCGGGCCTGAACAACGGGCCGTTACCAGAGTCAGTTGTGAAGACGATTGAGGAGGTTTGGGAGCTTGTAAAGGATGAGTCGCCGATGGATAACTATGACACCCGCCGAAACTAA